A window of Saccharomyces paradoxus chromosome XI, complete sequence contains these coding sequences:
- the FMP46 gene encoding putative redox protein (redox protein containing a thioredoxin fold~similar to YKR049C), with translation MSFWKTLQRQPRTISLFTNDIASNIKSQKCLQLLKGDVSHRFDVEIANRFPTWDQLQYMRTSCPQGPVSLQRQIPKLDSVLKYKHTDPTFGMDLQKCVQKGLWNPKEALWVDWENKLVGNEPADIDEHIIQRK, from the coding sequence ATGTCATTCTGGAAAACATTGCAGAGACAGCCACGTACCATTTCGTTGTTTACTAACGACATCGCGTCCAATATCAAGTCGCAGAAATGCCTCCAGTTGCTGAAGGGAGACGTCTCTCATCGATTCGACGTTGAGATCGCCAACCGTTTTCCCACGTGGGACCAGCTGCAATACATGAGAACATCGTGCCCGCAAGGCCCAGTTTCGCTGCAAAGGCAGATCCCAAAGCTTGATTCAGTGCTTAAATATAAGCACACGGACCCGACGTTCGGAATGGACCTCCAGAAGTGTGTCCAGAAGGGACTGTGGAACCCTAAGGAGGCGCTATGGGTCGACTGGGAAAACAAGCTAGTGGGGAATGAGCCTGCAGACATTGACGAACACATAATTCAACGC